The nucleotide sequence ATAAATGATTAAGCAAAAAATAGAAACATCCATTTATAGGAGGAAAATCATGGAACAAAAATGGTGGCACCATTCAGTTGTTTATCAAATCTATCCAAGAAGTTTTCAAGATTCAAATCAAGATGGTATTGGAGATTTGCGGGGGATTATTTCCAGGTTGGATTATCTGGCGTATTTAGGTATTGATGCAATTTGGCTTTCTCCAGTATACGAGTCTCCGAATGATGACAATGGGTATGATATCAGTAATTATCAAGCAATCATGGCAGAATTCGGTACGATGGAAGAAATGGAAGAACTGATTGAAGAAGCAAAGAAAAGAAATATCCGTATCATCATGGATCTGGTGGTGAATCATACTTCTGATGAACATCCGTGGTTCATTGAGGCCCGTAAAAATAAAGAAAATCCTTATCGGGACTATTATATTTGGCGTGATCCGGTCAATGGAAAAGAGCCTAATAGATTGCGCTCAATATTCAGTGGTTCTGCTTGGCAGTTGGATGAAAAAACGGGGCAATATTTTCTGCACTTGTATAGCAAGCGTCAACCTGATTTGAATTGGAAAAATAAACAGGTTCGCCAAGAGATTTATCAAATGATGAATTTCTGGATCGATAAAGGTATTGGGGGCTTTCGTATGGACGTGATCGATATGATTGGCAAAGAACCGGATAAAGAAATCACAAGTAATGGACCTAAACTGCATGAGTATCTTCAGGAAATGAATCAAGCAACTTTTGGTGACAAAAATCTGATGACTGTTGGCGAAACATGGGGAGCAACTACCGAAATCGCTAAACTTTATTCCAATCCTAAAAGAAATGAATTATCCATGGTCTTCCAATTCGAACACATAGGATTAGATCAGCAAGAAGGCAAAGACAAATGGGATTTGAAACCCTTGAGTATCTCTGAACTGAAAAAAGTATTATCCAAATGGCAAACATCTTTAGGTGATGAAGGATGGAATAGTTTATTTTGGAATAATCACGATCTTCCGCGAATTGTTTCTCGTTGGGGAAATGACGATGTGTATCGAAAAGAAAGTGCCAAGATGTTTGCTATCTTGCTCCATATGATGAAAGGCACCCCTTATATCTATCAAGGAGAAGAGTTAGGCATGACGAATTGCCCAATCGATGATATCGCGGAAGCAAAAGATATTGAGACAATCAATATGTATAACGAAAGGATTTCTTCTGGATTTACAAAAGAGGAAATCTTGGAATCAATCAATGCGAAAGGAAGAGACAATGCTAGGACGCCTATGCAATGGAACGCCCGTGAACATGCTGGGTTTACTACTGGAATTCCATGGCTTCGAGTCAATCCAAATTATAAAGAAATCAATGCAGAAGAAGCGTTAGCAGATCAAGATTCTGTTTTTTATATGTACAAGAAATTGATCGATTTGCGTAGAAAACATGACATCATCGTCTGGGGAGACTATGAATTAGTGGAAAAGACGCCTGAGCATGTCTTTGCCTATTCTCGCATATATGAAGACCAGCAATGGCTCGTTATTTGTAATATGTCCAGTGAAAAGCAGACGTTCACTGTTCCACGTGAAGCTTTAAGGGTTATTGTGTCAAATTATCCTCTGAAACAGTTACCAGACGGCAAAGTTGATTTACGACCTTATGAAGCATTTGTGTTGGAAGTAAAATAAATCGTTTGCTTAGATGGTTAACGAGTGTTTTCTTTCGGGGATCGTCTTATGTATTTGTTATATATAAATATTAAAAATGAAGAGTAGCATTCAATTTTTTTCTTCTCTTCTGCCGAAATAGTTAGAATATCTTGTTTTGATGAATCGAGCTATACTTCAAGTAAGAAATTGTTGATAGCGAGGAGAGATAGTTATGGATCAGGAAATATTTCCAGAAAATTTTTTATGGGGCGGAGCAGTAGCTGCTAATCAATGTGAAGGTGCATGGTTGGAAGACGGCAAATTACCTAATGTGACAGATACGCTTATCGGGATCATGAACCAGCATCCTAGTATTCAGTGGAATGAAGAAAAAAAGATTTGGGAGATTGCTTTAGACGAATCACTCCATTATCTTTCTCATGAAGCGATTGATTTTTATCATCGATTTGAAGAGGATATTCGTTTACTGAAGGAGTTAGGTTTAAAAGCTTTTCGAACAAGCATCTCATGGGCACGAATATTTCCAAGAGGAGACGAACAGAAGCCAAATGAGGCTGGTCTCGTATTTTATGACAGACTAATCAATACATTAAATCGATATGATATCGAGCCAGTAATTACTCTTAGTCATTATGAAACCCCCTTAGCATTGGTAGGAGAGTATGGGGGGTGGCAAAATCGAAAATTAATCGACTTTTTTGAATTTTATGCGCAGACCGTCTTTGAACGCTACCAAGGGAAAGTGAAATATTGGATGACCTTTAATGAGATCAATAATGCTTTTCGTATGCCTTATGCAGCTGCTGGATTGGTTACATTCCCTGCTAGAGATAAACTTGAACCCATTGCTACACTAACAAAAAAAGTGATTTATCAAGCCTGTCATCATATGTTTCTAGCGAACGCCCGTGCTACTCAATTATTAAAGAAAATCGATCCAAATGCTAAGATGGGTATTATGTGTAGCTTTTCTGCATTAGCGACTTATGCATATGACTGTGATCCAGAGAATGTATTTGGTTCACTGCAATTTAAACGCAATTCATGGTTTTTCTCCGATGTCATGTGCCGAGGGCATTATCCAGCTTATATTTACAGGACATGGAAGGAAGAAGACTGTGCACCAGTAATGTTAGATGGAGACGAACAGTGCTTGCAAGCTAACACGGCAGATTATATTGCATTTAGTTATTATCGTAGCGCTGTCTATAAAAAAGAAGCAGAAATGCGCGTAGATACTGGCGGAGCAAATGGTTTCGATAATCCCTTTTTGAAGGAAAAATCTCCCGAACCTTGGAGTTGGCCAATTGATCCTCTAGGGTTTCGTTATGTCATGAATGAATTGACAGACCGTTATGAATTACCATTATTCATAGTTGAAAATGGCATTGGACTAGATGAAGCACCAGATGAATTGAATCGAATCCACGATCCAAAACGTTGTGAGTATCTAAAAATACATCTTCAGGAAATTGCTGAGGCAATAAAAGATGGTTGCCAAATCATTGGTTACTTATGGTGGGGACCAATCGATATCGTATCGGCAGGAACAGGGGAAATGAGGAAGCGATATGGCTTTATTTATGTGGATAGACAAAATGATGGGAGCGGAAGCTTTAGGAGATTGAAAAAAGATAGTTTTGAATATTATAAACAAATTATCCAGTCTAATGGTAAAAACCTTGAATATAGATCTTTCTTCAAATGATTTTTAAACCTCTGCAAGTGACTATTGT is from Enterococcus faecium and encodes:
- a CDS encoding glycoside hydrolase family 13 protein — its product is MEQKWWHHSVVYQIYPRSFQDSNQDGIGDLRGIISRLDYLAYLGIDAIWLSPVYESPNDDNGYDISNYQAIMAEFGTMEEMEELIEEAKKRNIRIIMDLVVNHTSDEHPWFIEARKNKENPYRDYYIWRDPVNGKEPNRLRSIFSGSAWQLDEKTGQYFLHLYSKRQPDLNWKNKQVRQEIYQMMNFWIDKGIGGFRMDVIDMIGKEPDKEITSNGPKLHEYLQEMNQATFGDKNLMTVGETWGATTEIAKLYSNPKRNELSMVFQFEHIGLDQQEGKDKWDLKPLSISELKKVLSKWQTSLGDEGWNSLFWNNHDLPRIVSRWGNDDVYRKESAKMFAILLHMMKGTPYIYQGEELGMTNCPIDDIAEAKDIETINMYNERISSGFTKEEILESINAKGRDNARTPMQWNAREHAGFTTGIPWLRVNPNYKEINAEEALADQDSVFYMYKKLIDLRRKHDIIVWGDYELVEKTPEHVFAYSRIYEDQQWLVICNMSSEKQTFTVPREALRVIVSNYPLKQLPDGKVDLRPYEAFVLEVK
- a CDS encoding glycoside hydrolase family 1 protein produces the protein MDQEIFPENFLWGGAVAANQCEGAWLEDGKLPNVTDTLIGIMNQHPSIQWNEEKKIWEIALDESLHYLSHEAIDFYHRFEEDIRLLKELGLKAFRTSISWARIFPRGDEQKPNEAGLVFYDRLINTLNRYDIEPVITLSHYETPLALVGEYGGWQNRKLIDFFEFYAQTVFERYQGKVKYWMTFNEINNAFRMPYAAAGLVTFPARDKLEPIATLTKKVIYQACHHMFLANARATQLLKKIDPNAKMGIMCSFSALATYAYDCDPENVFGSLQFKRNSWFFSDVMCRGHYPAYIYRTWKEEDCAPVMLDGDEQCLQANTADYIAFSYYRSAVYKKEAEMRVDTGGANGFDNPFLKEKSPEPWSWPIDPLGFRYVMNELTDRYELPLFIVENGIGLDEAPDELNRIHDPKRCEYLKIHLQEIAEAIKDGCQIIGYLWWGPIDIVSAGTGEMRKRYGFIYVDRQNDGSGSFRRLKKDSFEYYKQIIQSNGKNLEYRSFFK